In Actinoplanes sp. NBC_00393, a single genomic region encodes these proteins:
- a CDS encoding glycosyltransferase → MRIVRLANFVTVHTGGLRTALRQLGRGYQRAGHEAVLIIPGRRYSDKVMKQGRVITLPSAPLPRTGGYRVLAGRRELTKLLDSLEPDRIEVSDRTTLRWTGNWARQRGVRSMMVSHESLGGLLGLWGMPKRDALADRFNQRTAEAFDTIVCTTAFAAAEFRRIGAPNLVEVPLGVDLGVFHPSRMDVGVRSRYARPDELLVVYASRLSAAKRPELAVDAVAALRNGKIPAVLVMAGDGTRRTALAYRAARLPVRFAGHIADRHAVAALLASADVTLSPGPVETFGLAALESLACGTPVVVNEQSALPEVVGEAGVAVPGTAEAFADAVSSLMERPRVERRAAARARAEQFGWQQSVNGFLQAHEALPASGAVPVPVSMIRPAVPLSRKPGADEAGAARYA, encoded by the coding sequence TTGCGCATCGTTCGCCTGGCCAACTTCGTCACGGTCCACACCGGAGGTTTGCGTACGGCGCTCCGGCAGCTCGGCCGCGGTTATCAGCGGGCCGGGCACGAGGCGGTCCTGATCATCCCCGGCCGCCGCTACTCCGACAAGGTGATGAAGCAGGGCCGGGTCATCACGCTGCCCAGCGCGCCGCTGCCGCGGACCGGTGGATACCGGGTCCTCGCCGGCCGGCGTGAGCTCACCAAGCTGCTCGACAGCCTGGAGCCGGACCGGATCGAGGTCTCCGACCGGACCACCCTGCGCTGGACCGGCAACTGGGCCCGGCAGCGCGGCGTCCGCTCGATGATGGTCTCCCACGAGAGCCTGGGCGGGCTGCTCGGGCTGTGGGGGATGCCGAAGCGGGACGCCCTCGCCGACCGGTTCAACCAGCGGACCGCGGAGGCGTTCGACACCATCGTCTGCACCACCGCGTTCGCGGCGGCCGAGTTCCGCCGGATCGGCGCGCCCAACCTGGTCGAGGTCCCGCTCGGTGTGGATCTCGGCGTCTTCCACCCGAGCCGGATGGACGTCGGCGTGCGCTCGCGGTACGCCCGGCCGGACGAGCTGCTGGTCGTCTACGCCAGCCGGCTCTCCGCGGCGAAGCGGCCCGAGTTGGCTGTGGACGCGGTCGCGGCCCTGCGCAACGGCAAGATTCCGGCGGTCCTGGTGATGGCCGGCGACGGGACCCGGCGGACTGCGCTGGCGTACCGGGCGGCCCGCCTGCCCGTCCGTTTCGCCGGGCACATCGCCGACCGGCACGCCGTGGCGGCACTGCTGGCCAGCGCGGATGTCACGCTCTCGCCCGGACCGGTGGAGACCTTCGGCCTGGCCGCGCTGGAGTCGCTGGCCTGCGGCACCCCGGTGGTGGTGAACGAGCAGAGCGCCCTGCCCGAGGTGGTGGGCGAGGCCGGCGTGGCGGTTCCGGGCACCGCGGAGGCGTTCGCCGACGCGGTGAGCAGCCTGATGGAACGGCCGCGCGTCGAGCGACGGGCCGCGGCCCGGGCCCGCGCCGAGCAGTTCGGCTGGCAGCAGTCGGTCAACGGCTTCCTGCAGGCGCACGAGGCGCTCCCGGCCTCCGGTGCGGTTCCGGTTCCGGTCAGCATGATCCGTCCGGCGGTTCCGCTCAGCCGCAAGCCCGGGGCGGACGAAGCCGGCGCGGCACGCTACGCATAG
- the rph gene encoding ribonuclease PH, translated as MVRPDGRTADQLRPVTLTRHWSIHPEGSVLVEFGNTRVLCTASVTEGVPRWRKGSGLGWVTAEYSMLPRATNTRGDRESVKGKLGGRTQEISRLIGRSLRACIDLKALGENSIVLDCDVLQADGGTRTAAITGAYVALHDAVSWLADRKSLAGKVEKVLHTSIQAVSVGIIDGEARLDLMYTEDVAAEVDMNVVCTAAGDFVEVQGTGENGVFKRAQMDAMLDLGVLGCAELAAAQQKALAA; from the coding sequence ATGGTGCGACCCGACGGCCGGACGGCCGACCAGCTGCGACCGGTGACCCTGACCCGGCACTGGAGCATCCACCCCGAAGGATCGGTGTTGGTGGAGTTCGGCAACACCCGGGTGCTCTGCACCGCGAGCGTCACCGAGGGGGTGCCACGCTGGCGCAAGGGTTCCGGCCTGGGCTGGGTGACCGCGGAGTATTCGATGCTGCCGCGTGCGACGAACACCCGGGGCGACCGGGAGAGCGTCAAGGGCAAGCTGGGTGGGCGTACCCAGGAGATCTCCCGCCTGATCGGCCGCAGCCTGCGGGCCTGCATCGACCTTAAGGCGCTCGGGGAGAACTCGATCGTCCTCGACTGCGACGTGCTGCAGGCCGACGGTGGCACCCGCACCGCCGCGATCACCGGGGCGTACGTGGCGTTGCACGACGCGGTGAGCTGGCTGGCCGACCGCAAGTCGCTGGCCGGCAAGGTGGAGAAGGTGCTGCACACCTCCATCCAGGCGGTCAGCGTCGGGATCATCGACGGCGAGGCCCGGCTGGACCTGATGTACACCGAGGATGTCGCCGCCGAGGTCGACATGAACGTGGTCTGCACCGCGGCCGGCGACTTCGTCGAGGTGCAGGGGACGGGGGAGAACGGCGTGTTCAAGCGGGCCCAGATGGACGCGATGCTCGACCTCGGCGTGCTCGGGTGCGCCGAGCTGGCGGCCGCGCAGCAGAAGGCTCTGGCCGCGTGA
- the rdgB gene encoding RdgB/HAM1 family non-canonical purine NTP pyrophosphatase — MSARLLLATGNPKKLAELQRILDAALGRSQVELVGLGDFPDYPDVPETGLTFGENALIKAREGAKRTGLPTVADDSGIAVNALNGMPGVFSARWSGRHGDDQANLDLLLAQISDVGDEQRGGAFVCAAALVLPNGREHLVEGRQTGRLLRSRRGEGGFGYDPVFVGDGQDRTNAELSPTEKDAISHRGKAFRELAKVIAKELPR; from the coding sequence GTGAGCGCCCGGCTGCTGCTGGCGACCGGCAACCCGAAGAAGCTCGCCGAGCTGCAGCGCATCCTCGATGCCGCGCTCGGGCGGAGCCAGGTCGAGCTCGTCGGTCTCGGTGACTTCCCCGACTACCCGGACGTGCCGGAGACCGGGCTGACGTTCGGCGAGAACGCGCTGATCAAGGCTCGGGAGGGCGCGAAGCGGACCGGTCTGCCGACGGTGGCCGACGACTCCGGCATCGCGGTGAACGCGCTGAACGGCATGCCCGGCGTGTTCAGCGCCCGCTGGTCCGGCCGGCACGGCGACGACCAGGCGAATCTCGACCTGCTGCTGGCCCAGATCAGCGACGTGGGCGACGAGCAGCGCGGCGGCGCGTTCGTCTGCGCGGCGGCCCTGGTCCTGCCGAACGGCCGGGAGCACCTGGTCGAGGGCCGGCAGACCGGCCGCCTGCTGCGCAGCCGGCGCGGCGAGGGCGGTTTCGGCTACGACCCGGTCTTCGTCGGGGACGGCCAGGACCGGACGAACGCGGAGCTGAGCCCCACCGAGAAGGACGCGATCAGCCACCGTGGCAAGGCGTTCCGCGAGCTCGCCAAGGTCATCGCCAAGGAACTGCCCCGCTGA